The genomic DNA GTCTCCGCGTGCGCACGAGCAGAACAAATTCGGCGACACGGAAGAAGCGGCAAGGTCTGAGGCGGACCGGTCGAAGCAGCAGTCTGCGAGCGGAGAGCCTTGATGGGCTCAGGGCTGGTAAGAGGAGCGAGGGAGGAAAGGGGTTGGATGGTTAGGAGCCGATGGAATGAAGAGCGCTCCTCCCAACGGGGATTCAGTCCGGGTCGCGCAGGCATCGCCAAAGGTGTTGGCGGTAGTTGCCAAGGCGACTGCGGAGATGGGAGCGGCGGCAGGGGCGGCGGGAGCGGCGCCGGGCGAGACGTTGATCGGGGCCTGGTTTGTGTACTGGTCGGCGGGTGGCGGCGTGCGGGTGGCGAACGGGTGCGGGTGCTGCGGCAGCCAGGAAGTGGTGGCGGCGCTGGCCGTGATGGGGGATAAGCTCGGGGAGGTGGCCAAGGGGAATTGCGAGCTGCGGAAGGATGCGGACAGGTTGCAGGTGGAAAACGACGAGCTGCGCGGGAAGCTGGCGGACCGATTCTTCGATTTTGCGCTGGAGGTCAGGAAGGATGATTTCTGGAGGTTCGCGGTGATCATGGCGCTGGGGAACCGGAAGGCGGCAGCAGAGCACTTGGAAGTGGCCGAGCGGAGTTTCTACGGGCAGATCGATCGGTGGAAAGGGGAGCGGGCGCAGGGTTACCAGACAATGCTGCGCCTGATCGCCTGGCGCAAGAAGGCGGGGCGGTGCAAGAAGTTGCAATTGCCGGATTCGATCGCGTCCGGGGGAACGGACGGGAAACCGGAGAACCCGGAGACGCTGGGGCAGGTGCTGGAACTGATCAAGGGCGCGGAGAACGTGGACTATCCGAGGCTGCTGGTGATGATGTTGTCGCTGCTGCGGATGCAGAACCCGAAGAACTGGGCCAAGGTGCGGGACGAGCTGGTGGAGGTGATCGGGGCGGAGCTTTCGCAATAATTGCCGCAACTGCCGAAAAAGTTGCAATTGCCTGTGATACAGGGAGTAACGCGAGGTTGCTCCCTCTTTTTATGCCCTAATTCGGCAATTTTCCGGACTGGTAGGGTGACGAGACAGTCTCGCCACGCTGGAAAAACAAGAACGGAAAATGGCAGCGAATCTTAAGAATCCGAACGAGCGCCTGATGCGGTTTTTGCAGGCGACGCCGGAGCAGCAGGCGGCGATTGACCGAATCCTTGACGGAAGAATCCCGGTGGAGCCGGAGCCGCCGAAGGGACCGCTGTTGATGCTGATCAAGGATGCGGCGGCATTGCTCGGCGTCCACCGGGTCACCATCTGGCGGTTGGTGAGAGCGGGGCGGCTTGAGCCGGTGGAGTTGCTGGGGTCGGTGCGGGTTCGGCGCGCCGATGTCGAGGCCATCGCGGGCACGAAGGAGGCGCCCGCTGGCGCGGGAGGTCCGAAGTCCGAAGTCCGAGGCCCGAAAACAAAGGGGGAAGCGCCGGAATGAGAACCACGAAGACGGATTTGCGGGTGGTGCGGTGCGCGGAGCGGTTGGCCATGGACGAGAAGCTGGTGGCGGAGGCGATCAAGGCTGTGATTGAAGCGGGGATCGTGTTTCTGACGCGGAAGGGGCTGGCCGTGTTGCTGAAGGCCTCGGTTCGGACGGTGGATGAGATGGTAGCAAACAACGAACTGAGGGTGATGCGTCCGGGCGGCGTGCTGGTGCGTTTTTATCTGCCGCATGTGGTCGAGGATTTGGAGAAGGCGGCCGGTAAGCGGCTGGAGAGGTTGAAAGTGACCAGTGGCCAGTGGCCAGTGAACAGTAGCGGGGAAAAGGCAGGGAGCACCTCACCCAACCCTCTCCTCAAAGCGGAGAGGGTGCCTACGGCCGGCGCGCAGGGGACTGCACGCCGTACCAACGGGAGGAAATCGTGAATAGCAGGGAGAAAGGCAAAAGGGGCGAGCGGCAGTGGCGCGATGTGCTGGACGCCAACGGTTACCCGGCTAGACGGGGACAGCAGTTCAGCGGCGCCCCGGATAGCCCAGATGTGATTTGTGATGCGCTGCCGTGGGCGCATTTCGAGGTGAAGCTGTGCGAGCGGTTGGATCTGTACGCCGCGATGGACCAGGCCCGGCGCGACTGCGGCGGGCGGGCGCCGTTCGTGGCACACCGCCGGAATCATTGGCCGTGGCTGGTGACGATGGAGGCGGAGCGCTTTTACCGGCTGCTGAACAGGGACATGACCGGCGACTGGGCGGAGCGGATGGGTGCCGGAGCACCGGAGGCCGCGTTGGCCGGGCTGGCCGGGTTGCTATGGGAGGTCGAGGAGACCAAGCGGCTGACTATCCATGAAAGGGTGGCCAATGCGAAGCGACGGGGGGCCGGGCGGCCAGCGGTGATTGCCCACCGTCGCGCGGTGGAGCCTCCTGCCGAAGCCGGTCCGTGGCTGATCACGATGGAAGCGGAGACGTTCTTCCGATTGCTCAGAGGAGATTCGCTCGCTGGGGGATCGAGCAGCACCGGCAAGACACAAGGATTTTGGTGGCGGCGCTCAGCGGAGCCCCAGGCGGGGCTGTCGCGGGCGCCCTACCGGAAGCAGAAACAAGAGAAACCAACAATGAATCCCGCGCTCTGACGGGCGCGGTTCCAGAAGAACGAAACGTATGATCATCAAAGGAAACAACAGCAAGTTCGAGGCTTGCCCGGAATACACGGGCAAGGGTGTGTGTGTGGACGCGACGCCGCTGCGCAAGCAGCAGAGTCAATTTGGCGAGCGCGACGTGTTCAAGCTCGTGTTCGAGGTGGACCTGCTCAAGACGGACGGCAGCCGTTACTGCGTCTGGTCTAAGAACTTTACGCCTTCGACCAATGAGAAGGCGAATTTCCGGAAGTTCGTCCGTGGGTGGTTCGGGCGCGATTTGACCCGGGCGGAGCTGGAGGACTTCGACACGGAGTGCCTGATCGGCAAGCCGGCCCAGCTCGTGGTGGTGCAGGAGCACAAGGACGGCGAGACGTACGCCAACATCGTCGCCTGCACTCCGGACAAGTCGGGCGAGCCGCTGAAGCCCAGCGGGAAGTATGTCCGCGTGAAGGATCGTCCGCCCAGGGACAGTGGTCAGAGGTCAGAGGGCGGAGGTCAGAGCGGGTACAGGCGGGCGGAGCAGCCGGGGTCAGAGGTCGGAGGTCAGAGGCCAGAGGTCAGTGATCATGCGGCGGTGAAGATCCACGTGGGGCGCTGCAAGGGGCTTGAACTGCGCGACCTGGCGCCCGAGCAGGTGCAGGCGCTGGTCGAGAAGTGGCTGCCGACGGCGAAGGCGAATGCCAAGCCGACGGCGGATGACAGGCGGCTCATGGCCGCGTTGGAGTGGTGGGCCGCCGCGCGCGAGAGGGAGGAGGATGACGTCGCGTTCTAGGCGCGCGCGGAAATCCGAAAGTGAACCACCGATGAACACGGATTTGCACAGATCCCTCACCCCAGCCCTCTCCCCCGCGACGGGGGAGAGGGAGGATGTTCTTTCGGGGGCGTTACCCAGGGCGGCGGCCGTGGCCGGCCTTGCCCTGGGCTGATTTAACCTTGCCCTTTCAGGGCTGCAGAATGAGCCGACTGACGTCGGCTGAGTGAGAGGGAGAAGACGGACCGTTCGGCGAACGGTCCCTACCTAACAAAATATGAAGACGATCTATTTCGATACTGAGACAGGGCCGCTGCCGGAGGCGGAGCTGGCGGTCATGGTGCCGCCGTTTGACCCGGCCGAGGTCAAGGTGGGCAATTTGAAGGACCCGGACAAAATCGCGGCCAAGCTGGCCGAGGCCGAGGCGGCGCATCGGCGCGAGTTCGTCGAGCGCGCGGCGCTGGACCCGCTCACGGGGCGGGTGGTGGCGATCGGTTTGCTGTTTGAGGACAGCGAGTTGGCCGTGATCGGCCATGACGATGAGGCGGCGACGCTGCGGGAGTTCTGGGAGGTGTGCCGGGGCGAGATGGGACGCATCAACCGGATGATCGGCTTCAATACGCGGTTGTTCGATTTGCCGTTCCTGATCCGGCGCTCGTTCAAGCATCGCGTCCAAGTGCCGTACGGAATTCGGCGCGGGCGGTACTGGGGCGACGAGATGGTGGACTTGCGCGAGGAGTGGCAACTGGGGGACCGCCAGGCGCGGGGTTCGCTGGACACCATCGCTAAGCACCTTGGCGTTGGTCAGAAAAACGGCCACGGGGAGGATTTCGCCCGGCTGTGGCAGACGGACCGCGAGAAGGCGCTGGCCTACTTGCGGAATGATCTGGAGCTGACGGGCCGGATTGCCGAGGCGCTGGGCGTGGTCGAGTCCCCGGCGGTGACTTACTGAGGGTTTAACCACAGATGAACACGGATTCGCACAGACGCCCCTCACCCCCGGCCCCTCTCCCCATCGAATGGGGAGAGGGGAGATGTTCTTTTTCGCTGGTTAACCCGGGGTGGCGGCCTGGCGGCCTTACCCCGGGCTACCGTCTTGAACCCCGCTGGGGTTCTCAAATTGGGCCGACGAGCGTCGGCATAGAAAGGAGTTGAGAAATGAGACCACATGTTTCTCATTCACGGGGACGCGCGATTGGCGCGCATTCTGATGGTGCTCAGTGGCACACCGAGGACGGCGTGCCGATGCCTTCGGTTCTGTCGGCCACGGGCGGGGCGCGACCGACAACGCTGAGCGATGCGCGCGAGCTTGGGCTGCTGCCGAGCGTGAGCAACATCCTAGAGGTGGTGCACCTGCCGGAGCAGGAAGTTTGGAAGCAGGGGCAAGCGGTGCTCTTGGGGCTGACGCTGCCGCGGCGGGAGGGGGAAAGCGTGGATGCCTACCTCGAGCGCGTGATGGAGGCGCGGAGCCAGGCGGCAGTGGGCTTTGGCACGAAGCTGCACGGTTGGGCGGAGCGGCTGGCGAGGTGGGTTGAGGTTGACCCGGCTGATCCGCGGGCTCCGTGGATGAGGCTGCTCCGTGCCTGGTTCCTGGCCAACTGCGTGCGGGTGGTGTGGGCGGAGAGGCCGCTGGTGAACCGGGAACTCGGTTACGCGGGCGTGGGGGATTTGTTGATCGAGCACCGGGCGCACGGGATAACGCTGGTGGACCTGAAGTTGCAGAACGTGAAGGAGGGTGAGGGGCCGTCCACCTACAGATCGTGGGGTTACGAAATGGCGGCGTACCGGGCGGCGCTGGGGGAAAAGGT from Candidatus Paceibacterota bacterium includes the following:
- a CDS encoding helix-turn-helix domain-containing protein, yielding MAANLKNPNERLMRFLQATPEQQAAIDRILDGRIPVEPEPPKGPLLMLIKDAAALLGVHRVTIWRLVRAGRLEPVELLGSVRVRRADVEAIAGTKEAPAGAGGPKSEVRGPKTKGEAPE
- a CDS encoding ribonuclease H-like domain-containing protein, with protein sequence MKTIYFDTETGPLPEAELAVMVPPFDPAEVKVGNLKDPDKIAAKLAEAEAAHRREFVERAALDPLTGRVVAIGLLFEDSELAVIGHDDEAATLREFWEVCRGEMGRINRMIGFNTRLFDLPFLIRRSFKHRVQVPYGIRRGRYWGDEMVDLREEWQLGDRQARGSLDTIAKHLGVGQKNGHGEDFARLWQTDREKALAYLRNDLELTGRIAEALGVVESPAVTY